The following DNA comes from Bathymodiolus thermophilus thioautotrophic gill symbiont.
GCGCCTCCTTTTGAGCATTGAATGTCTTCTAATCCCTCAGCACATCTTTTCCACATTAATTTGGTTTGTTTGTCAACGACAGTTCCATCATAATTATTATCATAACGACTGTTTCCCCAATTATCGACAATATTAGGGTTGCAAATTTGGGCGTTTGCCAAACCTGATAAAAATACTAAAGTAAAAAAAAATGATGTTTTCATGGTTATATTCCTATGGTTAAAAAATTGCCAAGTTAGATGGATTCTATTGCTGATATCTCGATCCAATTTAAAGTCGTTAGAAAAATTACTTAACTCCTTGTTATTTAAGGTGGTTACATATAATTCGATTGTTTTTTCTCTGTATTTTCAAATAAATACTTAAGAAATATTTGGATAACATTATCGTTAAACACAAAGGCTTTTAGAATTTTTTGCATGGCAAGAACATTCATAACTATTCCCCGAAACGCACTAAGCGTATCTTGCCACCTTTGTTGGCATCTCTACGCATACCATGACCGTCAGAGAAAGATATTCCCCATGGGTTACTTGTGAATTTACCAAGGCTAGGTGATTGACCAACATCAGGTGAGGACGACCAGAAAAAACTAGCAGGTGTACGGGGGAAATAAGTCTGATCTATACTAGGGGAACTAGAATAATCAACGATACTCCTAAGCTCTTCAATCGTTGGCAATCGCCAATCCTTTTTGCCACATAAACCTATCTTATTTATCTTGTTTACAAATGACTGGGTGCTCTTTTTACAAACGCCTTTTACCTCTAAAAGACCAGGCAGTCCGAACATGTCCAGAACTTTTTTAGCGCTGCTTTCATGACAAAACATAGTATTCGCCTTGCCACCATAATTTTCTTCATCTGTATTATGCCAATAGTAGAGATCCCACTCATTATGTAAATCAAAAACTTTGGGGATTTTTCTTTCCCATACAAGTCCAGTTACCTCATCTTTAACACAAGACCAATTTGTTGCAGTAGCTGCGAGTGGTGCACCTGTATTGCTGATTTTGGTGAAACTAAATCCCGCATGCCCATCACTGTCATTATTATGCGTTGCATCACGCCCTTGATGACAATCTTGCTTGCTTTTTATGTTGCTAGTGCAGTCAATATCATTACCTTTTTTGCCACGATTTTTCTTCGTAAGATCTGGCTCATATCCTCCAAAAGTAATACCTGTGTCGTTAAGCACGCCAAGTCCAGCTCGAGGTGTGACTTTTACTTGCTTACTCACATGACCCTCTACACCTTGAGAATCAACAGGGGTTACAACAACATAGTATTGTACATTATTAGACAAACCTTTAATCGTATAATCATAATTGTTACCATTCTTACACTTGGGAGAATTGGAGCATTTTTGTACTTTGGCATTTGGAATGAATGTGCCATCCTTTAAAGTTGAGTAGTTAACAATATGACCATCTAAAGATTTAAAACTTTGTTGTGCATAATATATATTGTAAGATTTCGCAGGAGAAAATGTATTCCAAGATACTTTGATTTGCCCATTACCTGCCACTGCCTTCGGTTTAAAAGGGCCTAACACCTGAACTTCGGATAGAGATAGGAAATTCTTATTAAGTAACTGTATTTTAACATAGCGACCTATCTTGCCTTTTTCACCTAATTTAATAGTCTTTTTGGGATGAGGCACAGTATGAAAGTCTTGTTGATAAGTGTGCTCATTAAAGTTTCTTTTAGAAGAGATGCTGACTCTATAGTTATTTATTCTCTCCATACAACATGCAGTACGGTTAAATATATTGATTTGGTTGATAACTTGCTGACTGCCCAAATCAACCATCCACCAAGCGCCTTTTTCTTTTTTAGTGTGGGTAATACCATTGGTTTTCCAAGATCCTGCGGTGTTGCCATTAACTGCATTTTTAGCAAAGTAGGCAAAAGGATACCCGTTGCTGGATTGAGTAGCATATTCGCCATAGGCTAAATTACTATAGGTTAAATTACTGTTAGCATGAACTGTGGTAGTAATGAGGGATGCTGTTAGTAGTAAAATACGACTAAGATTTTTGTTGATAACTATTAAGTTCATTGCGTTTTCCTTTTTAATTGGATTTATTTGATTAATTTAGATTTAACACAGTAAAATGATAACGCATCATTAAACTCTTGTCAAGTGCTTTTAGACTCAACAAGTTGCAAAGTTTTTTGTATTGGGTTATGATGAATTTATCACTCAGATTGAAGCACAACTTAAATGCAGAATTAAGCCAAAAACCAAGGGGAAAACCAAAGAAGTTTAAGTAACAAGGTAGAGTCGAATAACATTCACCCTTTTTTGATTTATGAAAAATAAAAACAGAAGCCGAAAAAGCACTTATTTAAAATTAATAAAAAGAGACATAAGTAAATGAAAATGTTCTTGATAGGGCGATAAAGAGCCACTCTAGATATTTTAAAGGCTTTAAATGAATAATATTTGAAACGGTTTGGTACAATCATAGATGTTATAAGTAGCCTATATAGAGACCTTTGCATAAATATGGATGATTAGCAAAATTCAATTTTTGCCCACTTGGTAATTTTCTTAAACCTTGTCCTAGTAGGGCTAAGGCTGGGTTTAAAAAAATTACCAAGTGGGTGAAAAGTGGATTCTTGATGATTATTTATATTTATGCAAAGGTCTCTTAATAATAATCCGTGCGAATTTTCGGCTTATATATACGATAATTTGAGAAACGATACCGTATTGCCAGCAGAAGCAATATGCGTATGCAGATTTTTGATGATGAGGATGATTATTACTTTCATTCCCAAGTTCCGCTTGAGAATGTGTATCAAAACCCCTTCATTTAAAAACTCAACAAGGTAGAATGCCACCTCATGCAAACCCAAATCAACATATGCCACAACACCCAAAAGATTCATACCTCAGGCGCCTACCTCAAAGACACTCGTGACAACACTAACGCCCTAATCTCAAATACAATCAACACCAATAGTGGCATTAGGCACAACTTAAAAGCCACCCCCACTACCAGCACAAGCGACACTCCCTATATCTCAACAGGCACTTGCAGTAACAACTACACCCTAATAGCAACAGTAACCAGTAGTAACGCCAATATCACGCCAAATCCATCAGGCAATTGCCTCTACGACGCCAACGGCAACACGACCCAAAACAACAAACTCATCCAATGGATTTCCTTCGACAAACCTAAGTGCTTCACTAAAGCCAGTAGCAACAATGCTACCACCTTTGCCTGCACCCCTAATAGAAGCCGATACCAAAAAAACCCAAACCCAAACTCAAACCAAAGCCAACAGCAACGCCACCGTTACCACTACCTACATCAATTTTGGCATCAAAACCCCCGGAGAGTTTTTCAGGACTTTGGGGTATTAATATAATGCATAAAACTATATTTCTGTTTGCAGCGTTACTTATTAATGGGTGTGGAAACAATGTTGAAATTCAAAGAGTAAATAAAGGATCGTTGCTTGAATTAATACACCTTAATCCAAAGAATAATCTATGTTATTGGCATTACGATATATTAAGATCTGAGAGAAGAATTGATGGCTACATTAATTTAGATTATACATGCTCTCCTTCTGCTAACTATCAAGGAAGTACGCTATTTTACAAATATAGACTAGAAATCTTAAAAGAAGAATATGAGGGCATAAATGCCACAGTTATGTATAAAGGAAAAAAGATGTCCATCCCTAAGATTCAACACCCTTTTCCATTCATAGATATCTGAACGCCTAACTTTTAGTCGTTTTAGCGTGTATCTCGCTGGTGTACTAACTGCCTTGGTATTAAATTACATTACCCC
Coding sequences within:
- a CDS encoding DUF1566 domain-containing protein, with the translated sequence MNLIVINKNLSRILLLTASLITTTVHANSNLTYSNLAYGEYATQSSNGYPFAYFAKNAVNGNTAGSWKTNGITHTKKEKGAWWMVDLGSQQVINQINIFNRTACCMERINNYRVSISSKRNFNEHTYQQDFHTVPHPKKTIKLGEKGKIGRYVKIQLLNKNFLSLSEVQVLGPFKPKAVAGNGQIKVSWNTFSPAKSYNIYYAQQSFKSLDGHIVNYSTLKDGTFIPNAKVQKCSNSPKCKNGNNYDYTIKGLSNNVQYYVVVTPVDSQGVEGHVSKQVKVTPRAGLGVLNDTGITFGGYEPDLTKKNRGKKGNDIDCTSNIKSKQDCHQGRDATHNNDSDGHAGFSFTKISNTGAPLAATATNWSCVKDEVTGLVWERKIPKVFDLHNEWDLYYWHNTDEENYGGKANTMFCHESSAKKVLDMFGLPGLLEVKGVCKKSTQSFVNKINKIGLCGKKDWRLPTIEELRSIVDYSSSPSIDQTYFPRTPASFFWSSSPDVGQSPSLGKFTSNPWGISFSDGHGMRRDANKGGKIRLVRFGE